A genome region from Streptomyces sp. NBC_01296 includes the following:
- a CDS encoding HAMP domain-containing sensor histidine kinase: MSGGRPPGGLRPFSPFSIKTKLGTLVVVSVFITTGLLMVALRTDTELRFITVFSVIASMLITQFVAHSLTAPLDDMTRVARAISHGDYTRRVRGAGRRDELGDLASTINLMADDLEAVDQHRKELVANVSHELRTPIAALRAVLENVVDGVSEADPETVRTMLKQTERLGRLVETLLDLSRVDNGVVPLKARRFEVWPYLSGVLKESGLAAAGRPGLLSGSGGHTRNDVHLHLDVFPPELTAYADAERLHQVVANLIDNAVKHSPPHGRVTVRARAAEAPGSLALEVRDEGPGIPEAERHRVFERFNRGSANGGDGGTGLGLAIARWAVGLHGGHIGVAESSRGCRILVTLPGSSPASH, translated from the coding sequence ATGAGCGGGGGGCGCCCGCCGGGAGGGCTGAGGCCGTTCTCCCCGTTCTCGATCAAGACGAAGCTGGGCACGCTCGTCGTGGTCTCGGTCTTCATCACGACGGGCCTGCTGATGGTGGCCCTGCGCACGGACACCGAGCTGCGGTTCATCACGGTGTTCTCGGTGATCGCCTCGATGCTGATCACCCAGTTCGTGGCGCACAGCCTGACGGCGCCGCTGGACGACATGACCCGGGTGGCCCGGGCGATATCCCACGGGGACTACACGCGCCGGGTGCGCGGGGCCGGGCGCCGCGACGAGCTGGGCGACCTGGCCTCCACGATCAACCTGATGGCGGACGACCTGGAGGCGGTGGACCAGCACCGCAAGGAGCTGGTCGCCAACGTCTCGCACGAGCTGCGCACGCCGATCGCGGCGCTGCGGGCGGTGCTGGAGAACGTGGTGGACGGGGTCTCCGAGGCCGATCCGGAGACCGTGCGGACGATGCTGAAGCAGACCGAGCGCCTCGGCCGGCTCGTGGAGACCCTGCTGGACCTGTCCCGGGTGGACAACGGGGTGGTCCCGCTGAAGGCCCGCCGCTTCGAGGTGTGGCCGTACCTGTCGGGGGTCCTGAAGGAATCGGGCCTCGCGGCCGCCGGCCGGCCGGGCCTGCTCTCCGGCTCCGGCGGGCACACCCGCAACGACGTGCACCTGCACCTGGACGTGTTCCCGCCCGAGCTCACGGCGTACGCGGACGCCGAGCGGCTGCACCAGGTGGTGGCGAACCTGATCGACAACGCGGTCAAGCACAGCCCGCCGCACGGCAGGGTCACCGTCCGTGCCCGGGCCGCGGAAGCGCCCGGCAGTCTCGCGCTGGAGGTACGGGACGAAGGCCCCGGCATCCCGGAGGCGGAGCGGCACCGGGTCTTCGAGCGGTTCAACCGGGGCAGCGCGAACGGCGGCGACGGCGGTACCGGACTGGGCCTGGCCATCGCCCGCTGGGCCGTCGGCCTGCACGGAGGGCATATCGGAGTGGCCGAATCGTCACGCGGCTGCCGGATCCTCGTCACGCTTCCGGGCAGCTCCCCGGCGTCACATTGA